From the Solibacillus sp. FSL R5-0449 genome, one window contains:
- the ychF gene encoding redox-regulated ATPase YchF — MALTAGIVGLPNVGKSTLFNAITKAGALAANYPFATIEPNVGSVTVPDERLDKLTELVVPKKTVPTTFEFTDIAGIVKGASTGEGLGNKFLAHIREVDAICQVVRCFEDENITHVSGTVNPIDDIEVINLELILADMESVDKRIARVAKMAKQKDKDAMVEEPILQKLKEVLEAEKPARAADLSDDEKKVIKGLHLLTIKPMLYVANVSEDEVADPSENKYVKMVQEYAAAEGAQVITVCAKIEEEISELEDDEKKEFLAELGIAESGLDQLIKASYSLLGLATYFTAGVQEVRAWTFRKGMKAPQCAGIIHTDFERGFIRAETVAFTDLVEYGSKPAAKEAGKVRAEGKEYVVQDGDVMEFLFNV; from the coding sequence ATGGCATTAACAGCTGGTATTGTTGGTTTACCTAACGTTGGGAAATCGACTTTATTCAACGCAATTACAAAAGCAGGCGCACTTGCGGCTAACTATCCGTTCGCAACAATCGAACCGAACGTTGGTAGTGTAACGGTTCCGGATGAGCGTTTAGACAAATTAACAGAATTAGTAGTACCAAAGAAAACAGTTCCGACAACTTTTGAATTCACAGACATCGCAGGTATCGTTAAAGGTGCTTCTACTGGTGAAGGTTTAGGTAACAAATTCCTTGCTCACATTCGTGAAGTAGATGCGATTTGCCAAGTTGTTCGTTGTTTTGAGGATGAGAATATTACGCACGTTTCAGGTACAGTAAACCCGATCGATGACATTGAAGTTATTAACTTGGAGTTAATTTTAGCGGATATGGAATCAGTGGATAAACGTATTGCACGTGTAGCAAAAATGGCAAAGCAAAAAGATAAAGATGCAATGGTTGAAGAGCCGATTCTTCAAAAGCTAAAAGAAGTATTGGAAGCTGAAAAACCTGCGCGTGCCGCAGACCTTTCAGATGATGAGAAAAAAGTAATTAAAGGTTTACACCTATTAACAATCAAACCAATGCTTTATGTTGCGAACGTTTCTGAAGATGAGGTAGCGGATCCATCTGAAAACAAGTATGTAAAAATGGTACAAGAGTACGCAGCAGCTGAAGGCGCACAAGTTATTACAGTTTGTGCGAAAATTGAAGAAGAAATTTCTGAGTTGGAAGACGACGAGAAAAAAGAATTTTTAGCTGAATTAGGAATTGCTGAATCAGGTTTAGACCAATTGATTAAAGCTTCATATAGCCTATTAGGTTTAGCTACTTACTTTACAGCAGGTGTACAGGAAGTTCGTGCATGGACATTCCGCAAAGGGATGAAAGCACCTCAATGTGCCGGTATTATTCATACTGACTTTGAACGTGGCTTTATCCGTGCTGAAACAGTAGCATTTACGGATTTAGTAGAGTACGGTTCAAAACCGGCTGCAAAAGAAGCAGGCAAAGTACGCGCTGAAGGTAAAGAGTATGTAGTTCAAGACGGCGACGTTATGGAATTCTTATTCAACGTATAA